The Methylomicrobium lacus LW14 genome window below encodes:
- a CDS encoding dTDP-4-dehydrorhamnose reductase family protein: protein MSLKVLVLGATGMLGNAVFRYLSDAPELQVWGTVQNAGGKRFFADALQPNLIAHINVLDFDTLVGAFEKVRPDVVINCIGLIKQLTDAQDPLAALPINAMLPHRLAKLCALSGARLIHVSTDCVFSGSKGMYLETDPSDAEDLYGKSKYIGEIHGAPNAVTLRTSIIGHELSSQVGLVDWFLSQEGSVKGYQKAIFSGLPTVELARIIRAFVLPNPELSGLYHVSAAPIDKCSLLKLVAEAYQKTIAIIPDEQVAIDRSLDSTRFRQATGYAPPSWPELILMMKNFK, encoded by the coding sequence ATGAGCCTGAAAGTCCTGGTGCTCGGCGCAACCGGCATGCTCGGCAACGCGGTTTTCCGCTACTTGTCGGACGCCCCCGAATTGCAGGTCTGGGGAACTGTGCAGAATGCCGGCGGCAAACGTTTTTTTGCGGACGCATTGCAGCCAAACCTGATCGCCCATATCAATGTGCTCGATTTCGATACGCTGGTCGGCGCCTTTGAAAAAGTCCGCCCCGACGTCGTGATCAACTGCATCGGCCTGATCAAGCAGCTTACGGATGCACAGGACCCGCTGGCGGCGCTGCCGATCAATGCGATGCTGCCGCACCGGCTGGCGAAGCTGTGCGCCTTATCCGGCGCGCGCCTGATTCACGTCAGCACCGACTGCGTCTTCTCCGGCAGCAAGGGGATGTATCTGGAAACCGACCCTTCCGATGCGGAAGACCTGTACGGCAAATCCAAATACATCGGCGAAATCCACGGTGCGCCGAATGCGGTAACCCTGCGCACGTCGATCATCGGCCACGAGTTGTCAAGCCAGGTTGGTCTGGTCGACTGGTTTCTGTCGCAAGAAGGCAGCGTGAAGGGCTATCAAAAAGCCATCTTTTCCGGCTTGCCGACCGTCGAGCTGGCCCGGATAATACGCGCCTTTGTGCTGCCGAATCCGGAGCTTTCGGGCCTGTATCATGTTTCGGCCGCGCCGATCGACAAATGCTCGCTGCTGAAACTCGTTGCCGAAGCCTATCAAAAAACGATAGCGATTATTCCGGACGAACAGGTTGCTATCGACCGTTCGCTGGACTCGACGCGTTTCCGCCAAGCCACCGGCTATGCGCCGCCCTCGTGGCCGGAATTGATTTTGATGATGAAAAATTTTAAATGA